GCCGGACACAGTTTTGGTATTTGGGACAGTCAATGAATCATCTTTCCTTTCTCATGTTCACAGAACCATAGATTTGACCTCTcctcatgcatgtgtgtgtttagtgtgGATACCGAGCGAGCATGACCGTCACTCACATAGCTGGAATCATCGTTAAATGCCAAAAGGGTGGTATCGATCCTTCACTTAGTGCCTCCGACCTCTGTGATGGGATCTCACTTCTTCGAAGGGGAACACAATCGACGACACCAAAAATGGCATTAAAGAATAGCATCCGATGAATGAAAAGGACATCAGAGCGACACCCGAAGATTTTCCACATTAGTGTACGCGAATGGACGTTCCTCCTGTTGCAGCTTAACGCAGAACCCTCGGAAATGATCATCTTCCAAAACATCCATGCAACATCCGGGGGAGACTAGGTAACTACAGCGCCATTGCCATTGATTACAAGAAAAGAAGATGGTACGGGCAGTATGGTAGACAGGTGACTAAACCTCATCGTGCTTGTGTCATCATCTTCTCTCCAGCCACAACCGATGAGTGTCCATGCTCTCGGGAGGATGAAATGGATTGAAATACGCATTTGGCGACGGAGGAGAACAGTCAAAGCttgaaaatagaaaagaaaaaaggaaaagagcaTTCGTCTATGACGCTTAGGATGGACCGATCCCGATGACATCGCCGCCGGTTCGCGTTCATCACACATCCAAGGGCCAAGTCTCGTCTTTTCTCTCGCGGAGTAGGATCCCCTTCAGTCCACAGGGAACACTATATTCCAACACTAGTTTCAGGCGtacgagagagcgagagtagTAACCGTGCACTATTTCACGTCGCAGCAGTAAGGGTTGAATTGGAAACGAGTACATTATTAGCCATCGTTAGAACGAGTGATACCTCATCAGGCGTTGAAATTGTTTAGCGGCCTTCGTCTCAAAGGATGACTATGGTGGAGGCAATTATGTAACGGACATTCTCCTGTCTCTTCTGCATTTGTAGAACTGCGATGATTCCAACAAAATTAGTACCAGTGGAAGGAAACATCGTAGATAGCTGAGATATTCGAATCCAACCTTTTCACTCAATTTTCCATAGCAATCCAAAGTAGTAGAGCAGATCTTGATAAAATGCCTAGACGAGAAGTTCTTAACCACATACTGACTCCGCTGGCCTGTGGCGATCGAAGGAGAATATCACTTGAGAGTTCATCCATCACGCTCATGCCATTTCATAACGTCATCCCCTCTTACAATCATCAGACGACCAAGGGGCAGCAGTCGATCCTTGGGCGCGCACAAATCTTCAAAATTAATCAATGTGAAAAATTTTCAAGAATTAGTGTACCATTGATTAGGGCAAGAACAGTTgaataggaaagaaaatataagAAATGAAAACCAATGGAACAATAACGGTACTTTTTTGCTGGAACACACGGTTGGACGTTCGCCCCAGTATGCTGTATCCGAAGTATATGGTCGATGTTGGCCAGAGAGGGGAAGTCCGGTGCCTATGATTTCCGAATCATATATGGAAGGAGCTCCTGAACACCATCTACCCGCAACTTGGTATGATTGGTGTGCATTGATTCAACGGTGTTCAGTAATAATATCTGATCGTACTTGGTGCATGAGTTACACTTTTTTGCGAACTACGTCTGGATTGGAGTGGTATCATCAGTAGCCGTCAAATTAATCGTCCAGGAATGTAAGTTTCTTTTCTGATCTGCTGAGCGGTGTTTCAGCATATGTGCTATCGGTAGTCGAGTGCTGATCCATGTGTCCAGATCAACCATGACATCTCTCTCATTGGGTGTTATCATCCTGCACGGAGAGGAACGGTGGAGGTCCACCCCACCAGTACCTCCAAACATCCATGTTAATTAGGCTGCTGCACGTCTCCCAGTGGTCAATCACTAGCCATTCGAAGGGAAGCAATCAAACGACGCTACCACACATTATCTTGTGTAAACCCTAGTTCTATGACTTCTCTCATCATGAAATAAGGGCAGCCGCCTTAACAGAAAAAGAATATAATACACATACAATTTTACTACAATTCCTCGAACAGGTAACGATATCTTCTGTCATAAACATAGCTGATAACAAACAATGCATTTCTGTTCTGTCCTTCTGTGCTCCTAGAACATTAAAAACTTCGTTTAATCCCTTTAATGCTTCATGGAGTATTAATCACTTGTTGAATATTATAAAAGTATCCTTCATCTTTCTATGATTATTTCATGCAATATTGAACGTTAATAACTAAAGCAATGACGACATTTGCGATAAAGAGTGATTTGTTAAGCTAGCAATAGTAAAACAATGATGTACATTAATACTAAGCACGATTTACAGTATTGATAAATAAAAAGTCTTAAAAACAGCAAATTACATTTGCATAGAATTGCACACACTACAATCTATCCGGCTTATGATATGCTGCTTGTGGCATGTATCGCAAAACAGGATGCTCACAAACTACGGAACACGGATCAAAATCAAAGGTGATCCGTCCACCTGAGAAGACTGCCCAACTTTTACACAAGTCCAAGACCAATTTTGTATTTCAACTTTAAAAATCTTGGGAAATTTTATATGTTTAACTGgttgttttttaaatcaaaatattaaCTATGACAATTTAGCTAAAGTTATTGTACAAACTTGATGCAATGCGGGACCCGGTAATTGAACAGATTGGAAGGACTTGGCCTACAACTTTCACAAATGTCAGCACAACGCACTGTCAtatatttaatttgaatatttctAAACAAGAtctgaattttaatttaaaaaatccttTGGTTTGGTTGATGGTCCAATTAGCTACCACTAACTGTCATACTTTTGAGACCATTCATATGCATATATGAAATGGGAAAATATTGCAAATCATGCCATTGGCATTGTATACACGTTTTGCCAAGtagtaaataattttattaagaGCAACGAGTTTATTGAAaggatttgttaaaaaaataagataaaattgttgaaatatatAAATTATGCTCTTATTATGCCATAATAGGGACtagctgaaaaaaataataaattgagATTTTCGCATGCCGCTTCGAGAAAACTTCTAAAATACCTCAGAATAGCTTAATCGTTACCATTTTTAATACATAGCAATACGGCCTTGGCCGTTCTATCtgagtgagaaaaaaagaactcaGCGTTATTAATAATCGTTCTACTTTCGCAATCTATCTATTCCTATCactgtttaaaattatgattccgcatcgaattaaaaaaatcatcttaaGTTACGTGTAATAATAACCAAGCGTGTTTGAAGTCTAGATGTTCAAATAACAGTGATGGAAACACCGGTTCCCGAACAACTGCACCCACATCTCTTTATCAATATTATCatcaaacaaatttatataGTACATATGTTCACCTTTCAGTGTAAGAATTTGAGGAAAGTACATACCTGCCAGCTGACACGGGTCGACAAATTCTCCACGACCAGACGGTATTCGGTACGGAGTGGGGGTCCATAACGGGAACTGTTCCTGGAATTGCTTTTATATCTAAACCGACAGTTCAAGGGATTGTGTGTTATTAATACTAATCGGAGGGTTCTTTATTTGACACCCATCACGTAGTTATACTTACTTGTCATACCTTCCACCACGGCGATCTCTATCGTACCTATCTCTTTCGCGGTAACCGCTTGGCCCACGAGCGGTACCCCTTGCTGGTTCCACAACAACTCTACACggtaaaacaaataaagtaATTCATATTTAGGTAAGTAAgtcaatatttacaaaaaaaaaccaaagtaATAATATGTACCTTTCACCCAATAGCTCTTTCCCGTTTAATTCGTAGACGGCGTCATCAGCATCACGATAATCCTCAAACTCCTAGCAAACGTAGgtgacattaaaaaaaaaaattattttttgtcgGTTAACAGCTAATAATAAAGCGATACTTACAACAAATCCATAGCCATTCTTGATCAGAATATCTCTCGTCCTGCCATAACCTTTAAAGAAACGCTCCAAGTCGCGTTCCCTGACGCCATACGGCAAACCACCAACATACACGCGTGACCCCACCATTACTTGCAGTTGGCCGCTAAAACGCCTTAAtgcaaagcaaataaataGTGAATAACTAACAACAAGCAGATTggttaaaaataaagcaattgAGTGAGTTAAtggttaaaatattttaagtcACGCGTACTTTAAACATGGCGGCTTAACACTCTCTTCTCCGCATTGCTGTGATACACATGACGGCATTAAATGCCGGATGGAAAAGCACAAGCAAAATAAGATTACACATTTTAATGATAAAACTCTGCGTACCTGTCACAATATAGCTTCAAATAGCTACAACTGAGCTATCGAACCCCAAATAAGCGTGGATTTTGCTGATGTAGATACTTTCCGGTTCACAAAATTGTAGAATTTTCACCGCACGCACACGCTCACGCCAAAACCCAGTTTGCCGATTTTGCTCGTTGCAGGCACAAGGGTAGTCACAATGGACATATGACATGACGAAAACTAACGATTTGTTCGTTCAAAAAATTGGTTTATTAATCCTATTTTTATACAATAGTTTAACATTCCAGTGTAACAATAACGTTTATTATTTGCAACTCTATGTTTTTAAACGAACTTAAGTAAAGTTTTTAGGACGGTTTGTAAGATATATTTCATTAGAAATTGATCAAATGTTGTCTTGGAGAATGTACCCATAGGTATAAACAAATCACACTGCACCAAGTACATGTCAGTTGTCCATTTTTTCTTAAATACAGGCGACCCACGacatagggtaactgtaccagttttcggcacgctagtgcagcagtttcacaaaaactgctcacaaataaattttttttaattatttttcatgaaagtgatgttattctggttgataaactatcataatatgttacactattttttatttgccggttcaaagccctttttcataaatattcgtaaaaatgcaaacattgcttttgctcctattttcggcagtttgttcctattttcggcaggttgtgttcctattttcggcagcgcgaatacgggtcagaaaatgttattttctatgtaaatatttacaaaaaaatgtttagagcaattttacactcttactttcctaatactgatgttaaaaagcactttaattaataattttatgttgcttattttggcccgttttgacagccattttgatgcgacgtttaacctttaagttggcaaccggatacccgggtatttttttcaacttcgaactgcaataacttttgattcattgcttttattcacctgaaattttccttagtctctcaacttttaatttatgattttttgatgcataaattgtaattttaaacagcctgtaagtattttattttgattttttttaaact
This is a stretch of genomic DNA from Anopheles merus strain MAF chromosome 2R, AmerM5.1, whole genome shotgun sequence. It encodes these proteins:
- the LOC121590187 gene encoding serine-arginine protein 55 isoform X4, producing the protein MVGSRVYVGGLPYGVRERDLERFFKGYGRTRDILIKNGYGFVEFEDYRDADDAVYELNGKELLGERVVVEPARGTARGPSGYRERDRYDRDRRGGRYDKYKSNSRNSSRYGPPLRTEYRLVVENLSTRVSWQAAALIS
- the LOC121590187 gene encoding serine-arginine protein 55 isoform X5, which encodes MVGSRVYVGGLPYGVRERDLERFFKGYGRTRDILIKNGYGFVEFEDYRDADDAVYELNGKELLGERVVVEPARGTARGPSGYRERDRYDRDRRGGRYDKYKSNSRNSSRYGPPLRTEYRLVVENLSTRVSWQL
- the LOC121590187 gene encoding serine-arginine protein 55 isoform X3, encoding MVGSRVYVGGLPYGVRERDLERFFKGYGRTRDILIKNGYGFVEFEDYRDADDAVYELNGKELLGERVVVEPARGTARGPSGYRERDRYDRDRRGGRYDKYKSNSRNSSRYGPPLRTEYRLVVENLSTRVSWQICARPRIDCCPLVV